The following is a genomic window from Mycobacteriales bacterium.
CCCGCGGCACGCCGCCGTCTGCTGCACCGAGGGCATCCTCCAGCTCATGGACGAGCGGGAGCTGCGCGGCGTGCTCGGCCACGAGCTCGCCCACGTGATGAACCGCGACATCCTGCTGTCGTCGGTCGCGGCCGCGCTCGCGACGGTGATCATGTTCCTGTCCCGGATGGCGTGGTTCGCCGCGCTGTTCGGCGGCGGTGGCGGGCGTGACGACCGCCGCGGTGGCGGCGGCCTGGAGAGCATCGCGTTGATCGTCCTGGGCCCGATCGCGGCGATGATGATGCAGATGGCGCTGTCGCGGTCGCGGGAGTTCCAGGCCGACGCGACCGGCGCCCGCGTCACCGGCGACCCGCTCGCGCTGGCGAGCGCGCTGCGCAAGCTGCACGCCGGCACGACGCGGATGCCGTTGGCGCAGACCCCCGACCTGGCGGCGAGCAGCCAGCTCATGATCGCCAACCCGTTCGGCGGCCAGGGCGGCCTCGGCAAGCTGTTCTCCACCCACCCGCCGATGGAGGAGCGCATCGCCCGGCTCGAGGCGATGGCGGGCGGCCCGATCTACTGACCCGCGGCTAGGCTCGCGCCCATGCAGACGCGGGTCTACCGGAAGGGCGTGCTGGAGGCGGAGGGGTTCGACCCCGGCGACGTCTCCGAGTACCTCGACCAGCCGGACACGTTCGTCTGGCTGGACGTCTGCCGCCCCACCGCCGAGGACCTGGCGGTCGTCGCCGACGAGCTCGGACTGCACCCGCTGGCCCGCGAGGACGCCACCGGCCACGCGCAACGGCCCAAGCTGGAGCCGTACGCCGGCCACCAGTTCCTGGTGTCGTACGGCGTCGACTACGACGGCGCCTCCCGGCGGATCCGCACCTCCGAGATCGACGTCTTCTTCGACGAACGCTGGGTGCTCACCGTCCGCAAGGAGCCGGTGT
Proteins encoded in this region:
- the htpX gene encoding zinc metalloprotease HtpX, producing the protein MNHGHHNGLKTAGLLALMSAVILLVGSRFGGGGLAIALVLALGINGVSYFYSDKLALRSMHARPVSEAEAPWLYRIVAELAQANRMPMPRLYVSPATQPNAFATGRSPRHAAVCCTEGILQLMDERELRGVLGHELAHVMNRDILLSSVAAALATVIMFLSRMAWFAALFGGGGGRDDRRGGGGLESIALIVLGPIAAMMMQMALSRSREFQADATGARVTGDPLALASALRKLHAGTTRMPLAQTPDLAASSQLMIANPFGGQGGLGKLFSTHPPMEERIARLEAMAGGPIY